A stretch of DNA from Acropora palmata chromosome 12, jaAcrPala1.3, whole genome shotgun sequence:
ACCAATTAAAATTACAACTAACCTCAGCAATAAATAAGGCTGTCCAATAAAAGTGTACAAAGAGAGTGGAATTTATCAAGAGCAACAAATGTCACGGACACTGGTAAAAGGACTGGTAAATTGAGTGCCAGTAAGGAACATAATTGCTATGAACACCGATTGACTCATCCAAGGCATAGCTATTAATCCAGCAATGAGTGTTTGAGGAAGTGATGTCAGATTGTGCACAACTTAATATTACACCTGAATGCTTAGGTTGGAGGTGTTGCAACAAACCTGCACAAATGGTATAGTTGTGATGTCATATGTGGAAAATAGGCACAACTTCTCTAACAAAACTATCACTTCAAGCTCTGAGGCAACTCCAATATCAATTGCTTCTTGTTCCAAAGTTTCATACCTGCATTGAAAAATAGTGGGTATGGAGGATGAGCAAGCCTGCTCTGTTTTGCTGCAaaggaaaaattcttttttttttcatactcTTCTAAATTATGGCATATTCTGATTGACAATACTGAAAATTGAGATTAAGTGCACTAGTTTATACCTTCGTAGTCCATACACCTACCTGGCAGCAGGtcagtacaaaaataaaataaaataaaaaaacaattacaataattattgtagcctgaaaatgaagaagaagCGTTTACTGAGATTCATGATGACAATTACATTTAAACTTTTACCATGTCGCTGTTTTGATATCTTCTTTCTCACATTCTTCGTCAACCGCATGCCCGGCTTGCCGCACACGTTGCAAATCTACTTTATACAAAGACGTAGGTTTGAATGCTGCAAATTTCTTCATAAATGTTTCTCTCTCCATTCTGGTaagtaaaacaaatcaacTTAGTCCACTTCACAGTTCATATCTGTCTTCAAAGAAATCATAAATAGTTACAGCATAGGTGTCATACATGAAGCAATACCCTCATTAAGGAGGCTCAAAAGAGTAACCTCCGCACGCCATAACTAAGGAACACCCGTCAGCAGactgaatcaaatttctatcaaaagtagcgcgtgcaacacaccAGAAGTGAAAATATGGCGTAAAATTGCgcaaaatggaaatgaaaccTGCGGGAAAAAATGGTCGATCTCTATCTggaaattttgcgcggtgacctatctCGATTTTTTGCATCCACATATCATTCAtgatggcactttaaataaaaaagtttcgcggaaatTTATCTAGTACAATGTTCTGTAAacttattatataataatatgccattttttgATGTATCTTATATTCTACTAGATTAACcttttgtcatactctctaataagttagagaatttagggagatttccaacaaagaaataaaaacggtaggcCACCAACATAGTTTTTCCGATagttttcaacaactgaagtttagagggcctttttgttgacctggcgtgtTGCTGTGGTAACCGATATGGCATCATAAGTgccctcaaagtattacccaacagtAGAGTtccaaagatatttatagtttgcctacactatgaaatatccttctttggtatctttcgtcgtttcacaaacactatatagcaacaaaaaaaaaccctttcaagCCTCCTTAAGGAAAAAAGCCCTCCCATTCGGTATTCTTCTGACAATGACTTTAGAAGCTCAAAGTTTGTCTACATgggtcataaagaaaaaaatgcggACAAGCTATCATTTCATATTTCGGCACTTCCTGCTCCCTATTAACAGTGTTCTCCCGAAGtcttagctcagcaggtaaagggacaattcctgagcggtatttttcaaaacaacttatatagttttagtgaaccttcaagaggttgcaggcggtaagaagttcttagaactgttgcttgaagtggtaaattttaccggttaccgcctgataaggagaaccctgtattaaataaattacaacTTTTTTGCCTGTTTGCCTATTTGACGAACCTCTTGAGTTTACTTAGTTTTTCTTGCACTTTTTCAGCAGATTTTGCTTGAATATCAGCAAATCCTTCATTTGTCATGACAGACAAAgaacttttaattttggagAATGATCGCTTGGCTCTGAAAAACAGGTGACAAATGGTTGGTAGCTGCAGGCTAAAATCTAGGTAATACCACACAACAAGACCAAAGCCTCAGGCAACCTTTTTATCACAATGAAACATCATGTCATCCTTATTTGACTTATTACTGAGTGCATCATAAAGAAGACTCTGTATCAcattagaaaaacaaattaatgaacttaccttcttttttgaaaagtgTTTGCATTTGTGCTTTCCTTGGCACCTAAAACAAAGAGGTGTATGGTCAATGTTATTGGCCTTTGACAGAAAAATTGCTGTGCATTCTTACATAGAAGGGAAGAGAAATGGTGAACCATTCACAAATGGGCATGAGAGGTAAGGGAGACATGTATACACAGCTTATGGAGTATGATTAAAGCAGATGAAAGTGGAGAAAGGTAAAGATTTATAAATTGACAATCTAGAAAAGAGTAGTCCAGTTGATTGATTGCTTCTTCAATTTTCGCCACTCCTTGCTTACACATTTTGGGACAACATTTCCTATTTGAGTAAAtgacttaaggacggtgcctactattgttattgtgcatctccagatactcggatttcctatcgccaatgcttactaatacagggatatttttgcgcagtttaaaactatccggagaaagtggATCTTAGTATAAgttactcttggtatccaaaaagaaaatcgggggtaaccatgcatttttgagagataattaagcttcaatttgagaaagaacaccatacattgctttgtattttaaagctttttacagatattattcatgaatttatatctttgaaaaatgcatggttaccctcaattttctttttggatttcaataggacttgttaagatctacatttcctgcataatcacacaccggggaaaaaacatctttaattcgCTCAAGCTCAATTAAGTAAGTAGAAAAAGTTAATCTATTATTGCAATTATTCTATTATGCAAAATTGCTTATGACTGGCTTAAAATAACTTGAGGTCATACTTTTCTGTGAGGCTGCCACTTGTTGCCAAATTGGTGCATGCTCAAAGCTGCTGTAGCTCTGATGCTGTTGTGCTAAGGCTTGAATGCCATATTTTCtgcaaaaacgaaaaatcaTAGTTAGAAACAGACAACCGTAACATTGACAACTTTAATGCATCCCAGCACAATATTACAGCTGATGTTctttgtgtgagaaaaataaatgcaaaccAAAAGAGTTCCAGCCCAATGAAATAATTCCTGCAGGAGGCTTCAGAAACTTTACAAACTTAACCTTGGTAATAGACACTAagcatttttctttggtgtTGAACTTGGGAAATTTAACCTTTTATATGCTCCATGTTAGAAATGTTGGTGAATTTTCTGAGTATCCACCATCtatcattgaaaaaaatcacCTTACATATACCCTGGCTTCCACTTCTTCCTACCTTATTCTTGCACCGCCGACTGTAACTTTGCCAGGATGGAGAAGGCTTGTTCTTGTGGGACCCCCTCTCCATGCTCCCTGACTAGGAGCCTGGGTATTAGAAGATGGTTTGTCTCCTGCTTCAAGCAGATCTTCCCAGGTTTCGATTTTATCACTTGTGTCTCTGATCAACCTAACCATATAGTTATCAAAACACATTAATTCACTTGAGGAAATTCAACCTAACTTGATTACAATGTGTGTGACGACATTGTCTTCTCTAACAGTTTGTGCCGGTAGTACCGGTATGTCCAAGGCTgctattttgaatttcaagaaaatgtGAAAGCTGGGTCCCAATTAACAAAGTCTATTGGCAGTGATGTTGTTGGGCAGCACAACTCAAATGTcattttaagaaaataaggaatgaaaaccaaaaaacagtttttaacTAACAAAGCTTCTTTGAAAACAGGTCTgcgataattttcaaaaatgatcACGATGTCAAGGCACTGgtgttgattttttgttctctaattgggtaattataaatttcttttcattaccTTAATTTACGATTGAAGGAAGTACGAGATTCAGTAGTACCAGTGCCAGTAAGACCAGGACGAAATAAAGATGATGGTGAATCACTGACAAAACTTGATCGAGTATTTGCATAAGGTGACATATGGTTGTCATGCTCCATCTGAGATAAAGTGACGTCAGAGGAGGACCTCTGATGTCCTCCATGGGACTGAGAGTATAAGTGGATTATGTTTCGAGTATGTCTTAATGGCCTCCCTTTTTTATCCCTTTGTACATCAGCTCCTAGAGCCATGAGATAGTCCCTTGATAATGGAACCTGAATATCAAAAAGAATTGCCAGCTTTCTTTTGGCTTTTCTTTCCACAAACCATTGGCTACAGAGCAAAAGTTTCCAATTGCTTCATGTAAATCCAAtgataaataaagaaagaaaatgaaatatccGCTTTCAGTTAATTTGACTCATTTAAGAACACATCGCCCTACATTCCATATAATCTCACCTGACAAGGCAAGCATAGCAAATAAATATCTGAAATCCAGGACTAAGCAACTAATGCTTATGCCCAATAAGCTATGGTTCAAAGTTGGCATTCTAACCATTTCTGATCAGCACTAATACGCTTATCTGAATAGTTAAAATACAACCCTATTCCCAAGATCTCTCCTTTGGCATTTGGATTGTAGTTGAGGTTGTTTCAAATAGCTACCTAGTAAGCTATGCAAATAATCCAGTTACTTCCCAACCTTGCTTCGTAGGTCTTTGGTTCTCAAATGGTAAATAGAACACAGCAATCTGTTCAGACAACTCAGCTTATTGCTAAAGTTGCACAAGCAACGCTCATGTAAGTCCCTggaaccaaaaaaacaaaacaaacaaagattgAATTTTACGTTATTTAATACAGTTAATAGAAGAATATTCGCATACATTTGTTTGCTCTCAGTGCCATTAATATATGAATTCCTTGCCTATAGAAGACAAGCTGTGTTATAAAAAGTGgttctaaaaaatgaaagagattAAGCCTTCTTTGTACATAACAATATCTGATACTTTCTAGAATCCATTGTTCATTGGCACATTGTAGCAGCAGGTGTGGTCACACACCTCTGATCAATTGCTTCCTCTTCATGTTCAGGTTTGGTTACATCACTTGGAAAGGCTAGAAACCAGTCGTCTACTAACAGTAAAGGATCCAAGTGTTCCGACAGTCTAGCCTTTCTCATTAATTGCTTGAGTTTAGCtggaagaaaacaataaatattttggtGAGACTTAGAATAGCCCCTATTGCATTtttgtgctgcaagaactaagTGCCCTGATGTTTCTTTACTATAACTACCAAGATATAGCTTTGAGCAAGTACATGATTGTAAAAACATTAGGTCCACAGAGCGAGCAAACCTGGTTCAAGCTCTAGCTACATCACTCTACCAACACCTGAGACCAAAAAAGGTCATTTTGGAGTTAGCTAATTAAAATCCATTGCTGTACCTGATGATAATTGAGACTGTCTCTTCTGATTCACCTCTTCTTTCATGGTCTCTACGACCTAAgcataaatgaaaaatgtgtaaatgaTCCTTAGCTGgacaaggaaaataaaacttaGCATCAACTTCATGCTCTTACCATTGACATGGAATCTTCTTTAGCAAGGCAAGTAAGGAACGATTCTCCTGCTTGCAAAGATGACAGTCTTCCTCGATATTGAAACAATACAGCTTTTATGTCCCTCAGTCCTCCTTGATCATTAGAGGAATAACATGCCTTCTTGTCTTTCCTTTGAGATTGCTGTTTAAATTGAAGGAGAAAAATCTTCCATGAACCCACTTATTGGTTTACAAATAGATATTGTGATCCTTTCCCTTCCCTCCCTAAGTTTATACAAATAAATGCAGCTGGCAGCAACATGTAAGCTACTAGGCGGCTTTGTTGAAGAGGAAACTGACCTAAAAATGCAATTCCATGCAATCACATTTTcaatcattaattattttaacataTAGCACCACCAAAAATTCCAATTATAATCAGTTTTGTACCTTTTGACCTGTAGCCGCTTTTTCCTCTTCCCTTTTTTGCTCTTGGTCGCTGCCATCGGTTATGATACTCACATTTTTGCActgaaaaagcaaacaaataacCGCCATGTCATTAACTAATGAGGTGTCAGGATGGAGGGGAATTACAGAAATCCCATGGTTCATATGAGCCCCTAGTtaaaatttacttttcttgTGTAATTTCTCACAACATTGCTTGACACTCTCACTCTGTACGGTTTTCCTTGTTTCAAAAATCCTGAATTTGCTTGTAACTTCTGGAACCTAGATCCGTTAGAAACTAGCAATTTTACTGACCTTGTCGGCGTCCTGACCCGCACATCCAATGGTGCTTAAGACAAGATCTTTAACATCTAAACAAATATCGCCAACTGAAGCATACGGTATATGTGCTGGTGTGTAGAAGCCTCGAACGCTCTGTGCGACATGTCGATTGTATTTTTGTCGCCAATGATCATCTAAGAGCTGTGATTTATAATAGCATTCAGTCCTAATTCTTACTTTTCTTTTACCCTTCGTCTCTGAACTAGAAGAACGATGAACCTCACGTCGTAAATTCTGCTTCAAACTGCGGACAATGTCGGTATAGAGTTGATTCTCATATTTCTGTGGTATGACCATATTGGGTATTCCTTTCTGGAGGATAAGATTGGACTCTTAATTGCTATAAATCATCATTGATTTGCGAACTGTTTCTGGGACTTACAGTTACCGTAGAGACGTTTGTTGACGGATCCGATTGTTGACGAGTAACGTAACGACACCCAATAGATATCCAGCGCCTGCGATACAATAATTAGACCTTCAGTCATCAAAACGACCATGgcgattggttgattcttgatcacgtgcccctgatcaaattcaaatgtttctcGATCGTGAGAGATCGTGAGCAGTTGTTGCCCGTGCGTCGCACGTGAGCGtgttaccgtcgatttttTTGATTCCTAGTGAGTGtttattccttattgagattataaaagcattgtattattatattagctattactttttcatgtacttcGAAACATTCGTAagttaaggaggctcgaaagggtttttagctgcGCGCGCGAGTAACCTGcacacgccataactaagaaacacgcgtcagcagaatgaatcaaatttctataAAGTAGCGCGTGCAgcacaccggaagtgaaaatacggcgtaaaatcgcgcgaaacggaaataaaacctgcggaaaaaaattgtctatatctcgaaattttgcgcggtgacctatcttgattttttgcatgcacgtatcattcacgatggcactttaaatacaaaagtttcgcggaaatctatctagtacaattttctgtaaactataatatgccatttttcgatgtatcttaaattctactagataactttttgtcatactaTGTAATAAGctaaagaatttagggagatttccaacaaagaaataaaaacggtaggtcaccgacttagtttttccgctaattttcaacaactgaaatttagagggcctttttgttgacctggcaTGTTGCCGTGAtaaccgatatgacgtcataataaccctcaaagtattacccaacaatagagttgcaaagatatttatactttgcctacactatgaaatatccttatttggtatctttcatcgtttcacaaacactatggcaaccaaaaaaaacctttcGAGCATCCTTAAGACTTACTCTTTCAGCAGGATTGACGATTGTGAATAAAGGAGTTCTGCCGtctttggtttttgttgttgttgctatatgattgtttgagggaaagtctaaatacaCATAGGTTACTCGCCagtccgtattgggaaaaactgtgccctaGGTCTTGGATACCGCCCGAGGCCGCAAGACAGAGGGAACAGTTTCTCCCAATTTTTCTACAACACAACGAAAGGTGTGCGAAAGACCCGGACATTTTAGGGCTGTAATCATGGCAAGATTCGCGACAAACTGAACAATTTCTAGCAAGCAGATAGTAATGAAAACAGAGATAATCCAAGTTGAAGAAGGAGGTTTCACCGAAAGATTTTCACTTACGTAGTAACAAAGGTCATTTAAAAGGTTTCCAGACAAAATcgaaacattttttaataaaTGTCGATTCCGCCCGCCGAGAGCGGCCGGCCGGATGGAAAAATTCCGCCCGCTCACGGAACCAATCAGCAAGATTTGTTGAATTCCGCAAATTAAGCACTTAAAGTAtttcgttttccctcgagtcctaatgtttccctcgacttcgtctcgggaaacatcaggactctcgggaaaacaaaactaactgttccTTTCGGGACCATACATTCTTCCACGAGCgtgcgttggatatgagatgatagatagccaacgaggcgcgtagtgccgagttggctataatcctctcatatccaacaatacaagcgcgagtggaataattgtctTATTAAAAACGCgtccaagatattagacaaattttatcgactttattttgtgaaaagaaaccggatgttacaatgtacagataattcttaaatgtgtaaattgtctaAACCTGCattggttttgctttgactaactcggatgctcaaattgtcaaaaaaaagttttcaagtttttaacttgaaatattttcacgccatactttgtggctttctttaagctccctggtgttgcgttttctaatagttcaatgaccgCCATTGTTCCTTGAGGGAAActtttttagctccttttgaaatttaagctgacgcgttcgcttaccatatttggagattataGTATATTGGCTGATAttccataatggctaagccaataaaaagtcttgattTGCATTATCCagtgatccagtttttaataatctGACATAGACTGGTAGCTATGACTTagaacaaaatattaataagccGTCGCGTTATCTGCGCTGTTCTAATTCCTTTGTCAGCTTGTGCCCTATCTCATGAGCGTATCATTAAAGAGCGGTATTAAAGATTCTGTGATAGGTTGTCAGCTTATTAACAACAATTCGATTTCTGACTTGTGCTGGGCTCTTCCACCGGAGAAATTCGAAAAAAGAGGAGAGGATGGACTTCATCCTGTCTCATGTCTAATGTGGTGCAATGTTGTCCACAGGAAATTCTTGCCCTGCTGAACTTTGTACAGGGTCGACCATGAAACTTAACCAGGGAGGTGTAAGCTGTCATAAACAACAGACGACGAGTAGGTTACAGGTGTGTGGGTTCGTGTTGTAACACTCAACAGGTCAATGGCTGGTGCTTTTCGTTGTTAAAATGTAAACCCATGACCAACAGCAGgtaaaaggaaaacatatcTCAATACAATTGTCGTTCAACTTACAAATTGCATAGAGAATTCTGACCTGTTCAAATAAACGAAGACAAGAAGTGAGGTCTGTAGTATTATACTTTGGTGATCCTTGTTAAACAGTGAAATAATGCGGAGTGCCACATTTAAGGGAATATTGGAC
This window harbors:
- the LOC141860272 gene encoding uncharacterized protein LOC141860272 isoform X2, with protein sequence MEHDNHMSPYANTRSSFVSDSPSSLFRPGLTGTGTTESRTSFNRKLRLIRDTSDKIETWEDLLEAGDKPSSNTQAPSQGAWRGGPTRTSLLHPGKVTVGGARIRKYGIQALAQQHQSYSSFEHAPIWQQVAASQKSAKESTNANTFQKRRAKRSFSKIKSSLSVMTNEGFADIQAKSAEKVQEKLSKLKRMERETFMKKFAAFKPTSLYKVDLQRVRQAGHAVDEECEKEDIKTATWYETLEQEAIDIGVASELEVIVLLEKLCLFSTYDITTIPFVQAKLCLLVQSLPVYELCTLTMMEALKFLITKILSSSITTFNDWMNHRKLLPEDKYSSDDKE
- the LOC141860272 gene encoding uncharacterized protein LOC141860272 isoform X6 encodes the protein MEHDNHMSPYANTRSSFVSDSPSSLFRPGLTGTGTTESRTSFNRKLRLIRDTSDKIETWEDLLEAGDKPSSNTQAPSQGAWRGGPTRTSLLHPGKVTVGGARIRKYGIQALAQQHQSYSSFEHAPIWQQVAASQKSAKESTNANTFQKRRAKRSFSKIKSSLSVMTNEGFADIQAKSAEKVQEKLSKLKRMERETFMKKFAAFKPTSLYKVDLQRVRQAGHAVDEECEKEDIKTATWYETLEQEAIDIGVASELEVIVLLEKLCLFSTYDITTIPFVQSLPVYELCTLTMMEALKLSDTTWHL
- the LOC141860272 gene encoding uncharacterized protein LOC141860272 isoform X1; protein product: MEHDNHMSPYANTRSSFVSDSPSSLFRPGLTGTGTTESRTSFNRKLRLIRDTSDKIETWEDLLEAGDKPSSNTQAPSQGAWRGGPTRTSLLHPGKVTVGGARIRKYGIQALAQQHQSYSSFEHAPIWQQVAASQKSAKESTNANTFQKRRAKRSFSKIKSSLSVMTNEGFADIQAKSAEKVQEKLSKLKRMERETFMKKFAAFKPTSLYKVDLQRVRQAGHAVDEECEKEDIKTATWYETLEQEAIDIGVASELEVIVLLEKLCLFSTYDITTIPFVQAKLCLLVQSLPVYELCTLTMMEALKVSATMNECFQNCVPRPRMQRDTMYTQKFNCRTKCEFFFV
- the LOC141860272 gene encoding uncharacterized protein LOC141860272 isoform X3; translated protein: MEHDNHMSPYANTRSSFVSDSPSSLFRPGLTGTGTTESRTSFNRKLRLIRDTSDKIETWEDLLEAGDKPSSNTQAPSQGAWRGGPTRTSLLHPGKVTVGGARIRKYGIQALAQQHQSYSSFEHAPIWQQVAASQKSAKESTNANTFQKRRAKRSFSKIKSSLSVMTNEGFADIQAKSAEKVQEKLSKLKRMERETFMKKFAAFKPTSLYKVDLQRVRQAGHAVDEECEKEDIKTATWYETLEQEAIDIGVASELEVIVLLEKLCLFSTYDITTIPFVQSLPVYELCTLTMMEALKVSATMNECFQNCVPRPRMQRDTMYTQKFNCRTKCEFFFV
- the LOC141860272 gene encoding uncharacterized protein LOC141860272 isoform X5; the encoded protein is MEHDNHMSPYANTRSSFVSDSPSSLFRPGLTGTGTTESRTSFNRKLRLIRDTSDKIETWEDLLEAGDKPSSNTQAPSQGAWRGGPTRTSLLHPGKVTVGGARIRKYGIQALAQQHQSYSSFEHAPIWQQVAASQKSAKESTNANTFQKRRAKRSFSKIKSSLSVMTNEGFADIQAKSAEKVQEKLSKLKRMERETFMKKFAAFKPTSLYKVDLQRVRQAGHAVDEECEKEDIKTATWYETLEQEAIDIGVASELEVIVLLEKLCLFSTYDITTIPFVQAKLCLLVQSLPVYELCTLTMMEALKLSDTTWHL
- the LOC141860272 gene encoding uncharacterized protein LOC141860272 isoform X4 — protein: MEHDNHMSPYANTRSSFVSDSPSSLFRPGLTGTGTTESRTSFNRKLRLIRDTSDKIETWEDLLEAGDKPSSNTQAPSQGAWRGGPTRTSLLHPGKVTVGGARIRKYGIQALAQQHQSYSSFEHAPIWQQVAASQKSAKESTNANTFQKRRAKRSFSKIKSSLSVMTNEGFADIQAKSAEKVQEKLSKLKRMERETFMKKFAAFKPTSLYKVDLQRVRQAGHAVDEECEKEDIKTATWYETLEQEAIDIGVASELEVIVLLEKLCLFSTYDITTIPFVQSLPVYELCTLTMMEALKFLITKILSSSITTFNDWMNHRKLLPEDKYSSDDKE